Proteins co-encoded in one uncultured Draconibacterium sp. genomic window:
- the panB gene encoding 3-methyl-2-oxobutanoate hydroxymethyltransferase: MSVHSEVRKVTTHRLSEMKLRGEKISMLTAYDYSMAQLVDEAGVDVILVGDSASNVMAGHETTLPITLNEMIFLGASVVRAVNRALVVVDLPFGTYQGNSREALSSAIRIMKETAADSVKLEGGEEVIESVKRILSAGIPVMGHLGLMPQSIHKFGTYTVRAKQDAEAEKLISDAKLLEEAGCYALVLEKIPAELGERVAKELKIPVIGIGAGGGVDGQVLVIHDMLGITQQFSPRFLRRYHNLAAEIKGAVGNYINDVKSQDFPSDKEQY; the protein is encoded by the coding sequence ATGTCAGTACATAGCGAAGTCCGAAAAGTTACCACGCACCGTTTATCGGAAATGAAATTGCGCGGAGAAAAGATATCGATGTTAACAGCCTACGATTACAGTATGGCACAGTTGGTTGATGAAGCCGGAGTAGATGTAATTCTCGTTGGTGATTCAGCCTCAAATGTAATGGCGGGTCATGAAACTACACTGCCGATTACTCTAAATGAAATGATCTTTCTGGGAGCGTCGGTGGTACGTGCAGTAAACCGTGCACTTGTGGTGGTCGACCTTCCTTTCGGAACCTACCAGGGCAATTCGCGCGAAGCACTAAGCTCAGCCATTCGTATAATGAAAGAAACCGCTGCCGATTCAGTAAAACTCGAAGGAGGCGAAGAAGTTATTGAATCGGTAAAACGTATTCTTTCGGCCGGAATTCCGGTGATGGGACACCTGGGATTAATGCCGCAATCGATACACAAATTTGGGACCTATACAGTTAGAGCCAAACAAGATGCTGAAGCTGAAAAACTGATTAGTGATGCCAAGCTGCTAGAAGAAGCAGGATGTTATGCGCTGGTGCTGGAAAAAATTCCTGCAGAATTAGGTGAACGGGTAGCCAAAGAGCTGAAGATTCCGGTAATTGGAATTGGTGCCGGTGGCGGTGTTGACGGACAAGTGCTGGTAATCCACGATATGCTGGGAATTACCCAACAATTCTCGCCACGCTTTTTACGCAGATACCATAACCTGGCAGCCGAAATTAAAGGGGCTGTTGGAAATTATATAAACGATGTAAAATCGCAGGATTTTCCGAGCGATAAGGAGCAGTATTAA
- a CDS encoding cytidine deaminase has translation MRRKELTIKVCEYDEVEELPDSDQKLLLAAREATNNAYAPYSKFCVGAALLLENGEVVSGSNQENADFTDGLCAERVALFYANSTYPDQAVKAIAVTARNSHGFLELPAQPCGSCRQVLVETETRYSQPIRIILDGRKYIQVLEGADNLLPFAFKPKDLE, from the coding sequence ATGCGAAGGAAGGAACTCACAATAAAGGTTTGCGAATATGATGAGGTAGAGGAATTACCCGATAGCGATCAGAAATTGTTGCTGGCAGCCCGCGAAGCCACTAATAACGCTTATGCACCGTATTCAAAGTTTTGTGTGGGAGCGGCATTGTTGCTCGAAAACGGAGAGGTGGTAAGCGGTAGTAACCAGGAGAATGCCGACTTTACTGATGGCCTGTGCGCCGAGCGGGTAGCTCTGTTTTATGCCAACTCTACTTACCCCGATCAGGCTGTAAAAGCCATTGCCGTTACGGCAAGAAATTCGCATGGATTTCTGGAACTTCCGGCGCAGCCCTGCGGCTCGTGCCGTCAGGTACTGGTAGAAACCGAAACACGCTACAGTCAGCCCATTCGCATAATTCTCGATGGCCGTAAATACATACAGGTGCTTGAAGGCGCCGATAATTTGCTGCCCTTTGCGTTTAAACCGAAGGATTTGGAATAG
- a CDS encoding RluA family pseudouridine synthase, which translates to MDVIYEDNHIIAINKVCGDVVQGDKTGDETVLDKVKHYLKEKYNKPGNVYLGLPHRLDRPTSGVLILAKTSKVLPRLNKLFQTKDGMQKVYWAVVDKRPPKYTDTLKHYLRKDQEKNRSYAYTDEKPGSKFASLTYRHVASIDRYHLLEIEIHTGRHHQIRVQLRQLNLHIKGDLKYGAPRSNKNKGIHLHARQVKLIHPVRKEPLTIIADPPKDPVWDEFMKLFKAGKFSPVEV; encoded by the coding sequence ATGGACGTAATTTACGAAGACAACCATATTATTGCAATAAACAAGGTGTGCGGCGATGTTGTGCAGGGAGACAAAACCGGCGACGAAACCGTTTTAGACAAGGTGAAACATTACCTGAAGGAGAAATACAACAAACCAGGAAATGTTTACCTTGGCCTGCCTCACCGCCTCGACCGGCCAACAAGTGGAGTTCTTATTTTGGCGAAAACCAGCAAAGTACTGCCACGGCTAAATAAACTTTTCCAAACCAAAGATGGTATGCAAAAAGTGTATTGGGCGGTGGTTGATAAACGTCCGCCAAAATATACCGACACGTTGAAACACTACCTGCGCAAAGATCAGGAGAAAAACCGAAGCTATGCTTATACTGATGAAAAGCCCGGATCGAAATTTGCCAGCCTCACCTACCGCCATGTGGCCAGTATCGACCGCTACCATTTGCTGGAGATAGAAATCCATACCGGGCGTCATCACCAAATAAGGGTGCAGTTGCGCCAGTTGAACTTACACATAAAAGGAGATTTAAAATATGGTGCACCACGATCGAACAAAAACAAAGGTATTCACCTGCATGCACGACAGGTTAAGTTGATCCACCCTGTGCGCAAAGAACCACTTACCATAATTGCTGATCCGCCAAAAGATCCGGTTTGGGACGAATTTATGAAACTTTTTAAAGCCGGGAAGTTTAGTCCGGTGGAAGTGTGA